Within the Mumia flava genome, the region CGACATGTGGTTCTTGACGGTGCCCTCGGCCAGATGCAGACCCGCCGCGATCTCTCGGTTCGACCAGCCCGAGGCCGCGAGTCGGAGGACGTCCACCTCGCGCGCGGTGAGGGGCACCGGGTTCGGCGTCGCGTCCAGATCCGTCCGGCGCGTCCTCACGACGCGCAGCAGCCGTTCGGTCACGACCGGTTGGAGAAAGGTGCCGCCGTTCGCGAGGCAGCGGATCGCTCCGACGAGCTGGGCCAAGGACACGTCCTTGAGCAGGTATCCACGAGCACCCGCCTGGAGCGCGTCACCCGCCTGCCGCTCGTCGTAGACGGTGGTGAGCAGCAGGACGGGAACGTCGAACCCCCGCGCCTTCAGGTCGGCAAGTGCGGAGAGCCCGTCGCAGCCTGACGTACGCAGGTCGAGCAGCACGACGTCCACCGCGATCTCCGCGAGCCTCGCCATGGCCTCGTCGCCATCGGCGGCCTCCGCCACCACAGCCACCTCACTGCTGAGATCCAGCAACGCACGGATGCCTTGCCGCACCAACGTCTGGTCGTCCACGACCATCACACGCGGCGGTCGCGTCACAGCG harbors:
- a CDS encoding response regulator, producing the protein MVVDDQTLVRQGIRALLDLSSEVAVVAEAADGDEAMARLAEIAVDVVLLDLRTSGCDGLSALADLKARGFDVPVLLLTTVYDERQAGDALQAGARGYLLKDVSLAQLVGAIRCLANGGTFLQPVVTERLLRVVRTRRTDLDATPNPVPLTAREVDVLRLAASGWSNREIAAGLHLAEGTVKNHMSAALVKLGVRDRTRAVLRALEEGLLAPASSAEAP